In the Anastrepha obliqua isolate idAnaObli1 chromosome 1, idAnaObli1_1.0, whole genome shotgun sequence genome, one interval contains:
- the LOC129252839 gene encoding uncharacterized protein LOC129252839, whose amino-acid sequence MKDLESAIERPHQKALGMHSISKPPTVRANQSTQTDTLENDRKKQAKRAHTAANSGRDVPNSPQQIANCIRLESPRGPIEARPKEQQHYSNQPKEVVAVKKQSVAAVDMNAPLGVEGTQSRKAGQQWSNQESVDDKLRWLYNIIQDGVTQFVPVYISKPSRFPPWFSSELTEKIILKKAAHTQYKKENTRRNYTLFSNLRQECKNLCNKYYNVYVDKVEGSLKGDTKAFWNYIKDKKRVNSDIPVSVVWDNQSASSGVEISNLFAQFFKSIYAPVSDDSVTLAHSHPYPQSVNLNDFEVTFDIVFKQLSSLDPSKAAGPDGLPNAFLKNCAIGLCEPLTHISQSPLQCGVFLTDWKLSYVSPIHKKGPKNTVTNYRPICIQSALAKLFEKLI is encoded by the exons ATGAAAGACCTGGAGAGTGCAATAGAGAGGCCCCATCAGAAAGCATTAGGCATGCACAGCATATCTAAGCCACCCACTGTGCGCGCCAATCAAAGCACACAAACCGACACATTGGAGAATGATCGGAAAAAGCAAGCAAAGAGAGCCCACACGGCTGCCAATAGCGGGCGGGATGTGCCCAATTCGCCGCAGCAAATAGCAAACTGCATCCGTTTAGAATCGCCGAGAGGACCAATAGAAGCCAGGCCCAAAGAGCAACAACACTACTCCAACCAACCAAAAGAGGTGGTTGCTGTAAAGAAACAAAGCGTAGCAGCAGTAGACATGAATGCGCCCCTAGGCGTGGAGGGCACCCAATCACGGAAGGCTGGTCAACAGTGGTCAAAC CAAGAATCTGTTGATGATAAACTGCGTTGGCTCTACAACATTATTCAGGACGGTGTTACCCAATTCGTGCCGGTTTACATCAGCAAACCCAGTAGATTTCCACCTTGGTTTTCTAGTGAATTGACTGAGAAAATCATCCTGAAAAAAGCAGCGCACACACAGTATAAAAAAGAGAATACCAGGCGAAACTACACGCTCTTCAGTAACCTGAGACAAGAGTGCAAAAATCTCTGCAACAAGTATTATAATGTGTATGTTGATAAGGTAGAAGGGTCACTGAAAGGTGACACCAAAGCCTTCTGGAATTATATCAAGGATAAGAAGCGAGTAAACAGTGACATTCCAGTATCCGTGGTCTGGGATAATCAATCAGCATCAAGTGGCGTGGAGATCAGTAACTTATTTGCACAGTTCTTTAAGAGCATATATGCACCGGTGTCTGACGATAGCGTAACTCTGGCACACTCACACCCTTATCCGCAATCGGTAAACTTAAATGACTTTGAGGTTACCTTTGATATTGTCTTCAAGCAACTGAGCTCCTTAGATCCTAGTAAAGCTGCGGGACCTGATGGCCTGCCGAATGCCTTTCTTAAGAACTGCGCCATTGGGCTCTGTGAACCGCTGACACACATTTCCCAATCGCCTCTGCAGTGTGGTGTTTTTCTTACAGACTGGAAACTATCGTACGTCAGCCCCATTCATAAAAAAGGGCCAAAGAATACAGTCACGAATTATCGGCCAATCTGTATTCAGTCGGCCTtggctaaactttttgaaaagctgATCTAA